AAATACTCTCTGTTCAACATCAATTCGATTTTTTGGAGAAGGAAATTAATACTAAGTCTGTTGATAGTCTCCATAAAATAATTGAAAACATAGATTCTGAAATAAGAAGTAAGAATAATAGAATGAATGTTTTGATTCAAAAGGAAAGCCTAATTTCAGCTAATAAAAATCTTGGTAATGAAAATATCACTTCTACTCAATTGCTTCAGATGCTCAGCCTGTATGAAAATGAATTAACAGCAATAAAAGTAGAACAGTCTAATATCAGCTTAGAGATTAGTGATTTAAAATCGCGATTATCGAAATTAAACAATCAATTGCATGCAATTGAAGGTGCTAAAACTGAAACAAAGAGTAATATTCTCATAAAACTGGAGGCGAATCAAACTACAATAGCTTCTTTTGAAATTAGTTACTTTGTCGGAGGTGCAGGTTGGTATCCAAAGTATAGACTTAATGTCACAGATATCACCAAGCCCATTGATTTGGAATACCAGGCAGAGGTTTTTCAGCAAACCGGGGAGGATTGGAATGATGTTAAATTACGATTTTCAAATGCTGAACCAAATCAAAATAAGGAAGCCCCTGAATTGGAAACTTGGTATTTGGATTATGCCCGTTTTACGAGTTTCGAAGAAAATGATCCTGCAAATCTTAGGGTAAGCAATGCTGTAAAAGGGAAAGTAACGGACGGAGAAACTGGGGAACCCTTACCAGGTGTGAATGTATTGGTCAAAGGTACTGCCATTGGTACCACTACTGATTTACAGGGAAATTATTCTATAACGATGCCAAGGGGTGCAGACCAATTACGATTCGCTTATATAGGAATGAAATCCAAAACGCTCAATGTGAATTCATCAAGATTAAATGTGAGTTTAAGCCCAGATGTACAACAGCTTTCAGAAGTTGTTGTAACGGGCTATGCAGCAGGAATAGAACGATCCCCAAACCGAGTAAAAATAAGAGGTACTGCTTCAATTACAAATGACAAGAGAGCAGAAAAAACTAAATCTACCACGATCAAAAGACAAACCAATATAGAATTTGAAGTGGATGAACGTTATACTATTAAATCGGGAAGCCCTCAAACTTATATAGATTTGAAAGAATATGAGATGAATGCGGACTATCATTATGTAGCCATTCCAAAGCTTGATAAGAATGCCTATTTGGTGGCGGGAATTGCTAATTGGGATCAATACAATTTAATGGAAGGAGAGGCTAAATTATTCTTTGAAGGCTCATTTGTCGGCACAAGTATTCTTAATGCCAATGCCACCATAGACACATTAAAAATTTCCTTGGGCAATGATAAAGGGATAATCATTGAGAGGGAAAAAATAGATGACTTTAATCAGCGAAGTTTTATTGGACTCAATAAGAATAAAAAGTTGGGTTATGAGATTATGATTAGGAATTCAAAACCTCAAAAAATTGATTTGATTTTATATGATCAGGTACCAGTTTCGCTAAGAGATGATATTGAAGTTACGGTTGAAAAATGGAGTCAAGCCCAACACAACAAAAAGACGGGGGAACTAAGATGGGATTTAAGTATCGAGGATGGTAAATCAATAAGCAAGGAATTTGTTTACGAGGTAAAATACCCAAAAGATGAAGAGGTTATTTTGGAATAGGCTTATTTGTAGTCATCTAGAAACCATTTCAAAGCCTTTTTATTGTCTTTAAATACTTTGGTGATAAACGGAGCGCTATCTTCATTAGAGTGATATTCATCCACTTTATTGGAAGCAATTTGCGTGATCGGTGATAAAACAGCTTGATGAGTAAAACCGAGTTGTTCGTATTGTGGATTCACATCTGTTTCTAACCAGGTGATTTCTTCTTGCCTAATCATTTCTAATTCTGTCACATCTGCCAATAAAAGGAATTTTTCCTGACCTGTAATTTTATGCTTCGGGATCTCTTTTTTATATAAATTCAATGATGTGTCAATAAGAGCTCGAAATACCACTGGATTCAAAATACCTCTCCAAACTTCCTTGATATATGGAATATTATTAATCTCTTCAACAGTGATTCTTAATTTTGGGTCAGTGTATAATCTCATTCTCACATGATTTAATACTATGCTTAAAGCAATAAGTTAAAGAAAAAATTTTAGGAATGGTACTATTCAATTATTTCTTTACTTTTTTTTCGATAAATGCGTAGTAAATCTAAATACTTAAGCCATGTTTAGTTACCTATAATACTGGTGGATTAATTCGCTAGAACTTTTACAGCCAGACTTTTTTAGGATGTTGCTTCTGTGCTTAGATACCGTTTGCGGACTGATAAATAGGATTTCAGCTATATCAGAACTGGTTTTTCCTGCGGCCAATAATTTGATGATCTCTACTTCTCTTGAGGTGAAATTTGATAAGAAATCGTCATTAACAAGGACGGTTTCATTTTGATAAAATTTATTCAAGGCTAATTTAATGGCTACATCTAAATTTCTTTCATTATATGGTTTGACTAAATATCCAAAAGTAGATTCATCGGAGGTTCTAGAAATTAATTCATGATCGGAATAGGCAGAAAGATAAATTATGGGGATCTTTCTTATTTTATTAAGTTCATATGCCGTCTCGATACCGTCCTTATCACCTTCAATATTTATATCGCAGAGTACTAAATGTACAGTATTGGTATTGAATAAAAACATGGCTCTTTCATAGTTTTTGGCTATTCCTACACATCTAAATCCTAAATCTTCTAACAAGAAAGATAGATCCTGCGCTATCAATAATTCATCTTCTATTATCAAAATGTTTCTATATCCATCCATGATATCATTTAGTTTATTTACTTGTAAATGAAATTTTGAAATGATTTCCATCCTCACATCCTACGGTAATTTCTCCGTCTAATTGGTCAATTAATGATTTGATTATACTTAAGCCAAATGAATTACTATTCTCAAATTGCGATTTAGAAATACCTGTCCCATTGTCTTTCAAATTGATGATTATTCTATCGTGATGTTTTTTTGCGGTAAAATCTATGACTAACTGATCTTCCCCACTATGTTTTAAAGAGTTCGTGACTATTTCATTAAGGATTAATCCCAATGGAACTGCTTGATCTAAGTTTAATTTGAATTCATCTATATCCAAGTTGAAATGAACATCGGAATAATTGCTTTTAAAAGCCATCGATAAGTAGTCAATTAGCTCTTTTATATATTCTTTGCAATCTACCTCAGTATATTTTTCTGTCATATACAATTTTTGGTGTAAGAGTGAGAGTGACTGCATCCTTAACTTGCCTTCTGTGAGTGCCATTTTTGCATCCAAATTACTTGTACTTCTACTGTGAAGGTTTAAAATACTAGAAATAAGCTGCAAGTTGTTTTTTATTCTGTGATTGAGTTCTCTTAATAGTAATTCTATTCGTTCATTTCTAAAGTGAAGTTTTTCATTCTGACTTTCAATTTCCTCTTTCTGAGAGCGGACTTCTTCTGTTCGATTCCGCACCAAATCCTCTAATATTTTATTTCTATTTTTGATTTGATTAAAGCGCCACCGCAGGATCAATCCTACAAATAATAAAATTGATATGCTTAATAAGGTTCTAAACCATACGGACTTGTACCAAAACGGTAAAACAGTAATGGCTAGAGTAGCTTCTTCTTTGCTCCAAATATTCTCATCATTGAGGGCTTTTAATCTTAGGATATACTCACCTGGTTTTAAATTGCTGAAGGTTACAGATTTTTTTGTTGATGCCGGTCTCCACGATTCATCTAATCCCTCCATAAATAAAGCATACATATTTTTATGTCCATTTATTAGATTTAATGCATCGAAATTGATGTTGATGAGAATATCCTCTGGCTTGAGAATAATTGATTTAGTATGCGATATTGATTTAGTTAATATATCGGGTCTGACTTTTGAATTTATCAACTTATTATTGATTTTTAGTTGGCTGAAATATACTTTTGGTGGGACTTTATTGTATTGAATTTGACTAGGATTGAACTGGACCATTTCTCTTGAAGATCCAAACTTTAGTGTACCATCAGGATCTTTAAAAGCTGACCCGAATATGAAGTATTCTTCCTTTAAACCATCATTTTGGTTGTAATTGGAAAACTTTCCATCGGAACTCATTTTTGACAGACCAGAGGCAGTTGCAATCCATACATCACCGTTCTCATCTTCCAATGTGCTACTAATTACATTAGATGGTAGGCCGTCATTTTTAAAGTAGCGAGTAAAGCTGCTGTCGGTAAAATTGAAAAAATTTAGGCCAAGTTCTGTACTGATCCAAAGTCCATTTTTATTGCTCTGTGAGATATGATTAATGTTTCCATTACTTAAAAAACCTTCCCTGGGTGAAGATTCAAATTTGATAAAAGTACTAGTTTTCTCATCATATAGATGCAATCCCCCTGCAGTCCCTACCCATAGTCTGTTATTTTGATCCTCAAAAATGAATTTTACATACTCATCTCCGCTATTTTCAACTAGGCTTAAATCACTTACAGGAAATGGCTTTAATTCCTCCTTTTGTAAATTGTATCTAAAAAGCCCTTTTAAACTATTGCCTAACCAAATTCTCTTTTTATGGTCGACAAAAATTCTAAGATTAAAATTTAAGTTTGAATCTTGACTGTATTTTTTAAATCGGCTTAACTTTTTGTTTTTGTGATCCCAATGGTAAACAGAATTGCCCCAAACAGAAATAAGGTATTCGTTTTCCTTCCATCTCGTTATTTGGGTTAATCTATTGTCGGTTGATGGATCTCCATTTTTTAATTTATATATATTATAATCTTTTGTTTTTTCATTTTTCACTATTAAACCGGAATAAGTTGTAATCAGTAGTTCGTTTTCATCATGCCTTATAAAACTAGTGTAGCGATTTAAAAATTTATCAGTGACTTTTGGTAAAAAGGAAATGAGCTGAAATTTATTGAATAATGGATGTGAATAGTAAACACCACCATTATTAACAGCGCTCCATAGTCCCCCCATATTATCTTCAAAAATATTATAAATGTTATTTCCTCCGATATTACCCTCATTCTTCTGCTTAGCATTTACCCAGTGAAATGTTTGATTTTCCCGGTCATAGAAATTGATTCCATTCATGGTGCCGAACCAAATTTTTCCGGGCTTTTGAGGGTTTTCATAAATTGAAAAACATACTTCATGACTTAGTCCATTGCGATTTTTTACATTGTTTGGAATCTGGTCAATTCTCATGGTTTCCAAATTGACAACGTCCACACCATTTCCTGTAGCTACCCATAGCTTTCCATCATCAGTTTCAAGTAAGTCATAAATGTAAGGGTGCCTGAGTCCTTTTTTTGTATTTGATTCTTTACCAATTAAAGAAAAATCTTCATTTTCAATATCAAAAATATTTACACCTCGCGCAGTGGCTATGAAGAGCTTTTTTTTATCTAAGGATTGTTTTATAGTCCTTACCGTTAAATCAGCCAGTCCTTCATCGATACCATAATGCTTGAATTGTCCTGAGGCAGGATCTAATTTATTAAGTCCATTATTAGTTCCTATCCAAATGTTGCCGTGACTATCTTCGGCTATTCCTCTTACTTTATTATCACTTATGCTATTATCATTGTCATTACTATGAACATAATTTGTAAACTGATCAAGTTGCGGGTTAAATTTTGAGAGTCCACCGCCATAGGTGCCAGCCCAAATATTACCTTTGGAATCAGCGAAAAGAGTCCAAACAAAATCATAAGTAAGTGAATTTGAGTCTTGGACATTATGGTAATAGTGTTTGAATTCACTTCCGCTATATTTCCAAAGTCCATTTTCACCACCTATCCAAATAAATCCATCTTGATCTTGTATGATACTATAAGGGAAGGGCTGATCCAGGCCCATATTCCTATCAAGATGTCTGAATTCAATTGGGAAATTTTGTCCATTCAGGATCTGAAAAGAAAGAAGAATAATTAAGCCTAAGCAGAAGTACTTTTTCATACAACAATTATTTGAATATTTAAATTAGAAAACAATACCTATAAAGCTGTATATTTTCGGATTAATTTAATTTTTCAGATGCATTGCATTAGAAAGCGACAGCAATAAAAAAGGTGAGCCGTTTTTGACTCACCTTTTTATATTTTGTGTTCAGGATAATTTATTTTTTCTTTTTCTTTTTGCCTTTCTCTTTCTCTTTTTTGGCTTCTTCACTTGCCTTCATTGCTTCTTGTAATCGTTGCTGAAACTTGGAAGTCTTTTTATTTACGTTTTTCTTCTTATTCTCTTCTAGTATTTTTAGGATTTTATCCTCATCAATCATTCTTCTGATTAAAGTTTGCTGTCCAAATGTGATAAGGTTGGCAATTAAATAGTAGAAACTTAGAGCAGCCGGGAAGCTGTTCAATACGAACATGAAAATTACAGGCATTAAATACTGTATGTTTTTCATCGGTCCTTGTACCGAACTAACCTGTCCTTGTGACCAAGTAATTAAAAGGGTAGATAAGGTCATTAAAATAGTGAACAAACTAACGTGGTCACCATAAAATGGGATTTCAAATGGTAGGCTCAAAACACTATCGTAAGTCGATAAATCGGTTGCCCATAAGAAAGATTCCTGTCTTAGCTCAATCGAACTAGGGAAGAAATAGAACATGGCAAATAGTATAGGCATTTGGAGCAATAAGGGAATACATCCAGATAGAGGGTTAACTCCCACTTTTCGATATAGCTCCATTTGATCGGCCTGAGCCTTCTGCATATCTCCACCGTGCTTTTCCTTAATTTCATCCAGTTGTGGCTTTAAAACTTTCGTTTTAGCCATCGAAACATAAGATTTATAAGAAAGAGGGGAGAGTGCTAATTTAATCAATAATACTAGTATGATAATAATCCATCCGTAACTGCTGATGTATTTTTCTAAAATATAAAACACATTGATAATAATGTATTTATTGACTAAACTAATTGGAAACCAGCCTAAATAGACATTTTCCTCAAAGTCAGGAGCTACTTTTTGTAGCGTTTTATAGTTGTTCGGTCCAAAGTAATATTTGAATTCACCAGCCTTATTGGTTACTTCTGCTAATGGAATTTCCACTTTGGCTTTTCCTCTTTTAACGTATTCAGCGGATAAATCTTCAATATCTGTAGAGAATTCAGCTCTTTTCATTGGTACATCCGTGATGAAGGCTTCCATGAAGAAGTTTTGCTTAAAGGAAAACCACTTTACAGGGGCAGCTACTTCCTCGCTGTCATCATCAGAACGTTCGCTTAGACCATCCATACCTTCTTCTTCAGAATAGTAGTTCATAGTGACCTTAGTTCTGCTTTGCTGAAGGTCTTTTTCGAACTTGCGCATTTTTTTATTCCACCTAAGAGTCAATTGATCTCCCAATATTTCATTGGTAAAACCATTAAAAGCTAAAGTGTATCCTACCTGATATTGGTTTCCAGATAAGGAATAAACTTGCTCAATACTTTTATTTGGAGCAATTTTCGCTACAAATTTGATTTTGACCGTATCTCCATTGGTTAATTCTCTTTGAGGAGATCCTTCCAGTTCAAAGTAAAGATCATATAGGTTGACCTCTCCAGAAGCTGTATTGAACAACAATTCCTTTTCCTCATCTTCCTGATTAGTAATGACAAGTGGTTGCCCATCGAAAGTCTCAAAATCTTTTAATTCAACACTTTTAATTCTACCACCTTTTGAATCAAATGCAATGGCAATAGTTTCTGTATTAAAAGTTGAAATATTAGATTCACCTTTCGCAACTTGTGCAAATGCCCCATATTGGTTGACAAGTGCTTGGTTTAATGTAGAATCATTTTCATATTCAACAACTTCTTCTTTTTGGTTAGTTGTTGTTTCCGCTTGACTTGGGTCAATTTGTTCTACTTGATTGCTTTCAATATTTTCTGGCTGCTGCGGTGCATCCGCGAAAAACCAAAAGTATGCAATCATTAAAATAGAAATCAGGATAAGTCCTGTTGCTTGATTTTTGTCCATCTAAATTGTAATTAATTCGATTCTGATAATATTTTATGTTCTAAACTAGCTTTAACAAATCTCACAAATAATGGATGTGGATTCAAAACGGTACTTTTTAGCTCAGGATGAAATTGAGTTCCTACAAACCATGGATGATCTGGAATTTCTACTATTTCAACTAATCCTGTTTTAGGATTGATTCCTGTAGCCTTCATACCCGCAGCTTCAATATCCTGCAAATATCTGTTATTAAATTCGTATCTATGCCTATGGCGCTCATTAATTTTGGCTTTTCCATAAGCTTGGTATGCTTTTGTATTCTTTTTTAGCTCACACTCGTAGGAACCTAAACGCATGGTTCCTCCTTTTTGTGTGATCCCTTGTTGTTCCAGCATTAAATCTATAATCGGATTTTTAGTATTTTCATCAATTTCAGTTGATGAAGCATCTTTTAAACCCAGTACGTTTCTAGCAAATTCCACAACTGAACACTGCATCCCTAAACAAATTCCAAAAAATGGAAGCTTTTCTTCTCGACAATATTTAATAGTAGCAATTTTTCCTTCAATTCCTCTTTCGCCAAATCCCGGTGCTACTAAGACCCCATGTACACTACTTAACAAGCTTTCTACATTCTCTGCATTTATTTCTTCAGAATGAATCCACTTTACGTTTACCTTGGTTTCATTTTCAGCTCCAGCATGTATAAAAGACTCTGTTATAGATTTGTAGGCGTCAGGTAATTCGATATATTTCCCTACTAAAGCAATGTTAATTTCAGAAATTGGATTCTTTAGTTTCCCCAAAAAGTTCTTCCATTGTGTCAATTCTGGTTCCACTTTATGAGAGAGTTTAAGCTTTGCCAATACTCTTTCGTCCAGTTTTTCTTTACGCATTAGCAACGGTACATCGTAAATGGAGTCTGCATCCATCGCTTCAATAACCGAATTGATATTTACATTACAGAAAAGTGCTAATTTCTTTCTTATCTCCTGTGGTAATTTATGCTCTGTACGACATACCAAAATATCTGGCTGGATACCAGATTCCAGCAATTGTTTTACTGCATGCTGTGTCGGCTTTGTTTTTAATTCACCTGCTGCTTTTAGATAAGGGATAAGCGTTAGATTGATTACGAGAAAGTTATTGGGACCAACATCCCATTTTACTTGTCTTACGGCCTCTATAAATGGCAAGGATTCAATATCGCCAACGCAACCACCTATCTCGGTAATGACAATATCATAATCATTTTTATCTGCAACCGCATAGATATTACGCTTGATTTCATCTGTGATATGTGGTATGACTTGAACAGTTTTCCCTAAGTAAGCACCCTCTCTTTCTTTAGTAATTACATTATAATAGATTCTTCCCGTGGTTACGTTATTTTCCTGCGAGGTATTTATATTTAGGAATCTTTCATAATGGCCTAGATCCAAATCAGTTTCGGCTCCGTCTTCAGTAACAAAACATTCACCATGCTCATAGGGGTTAAGCGTTCCGGGATCTACATTTATGTATGGATCAAGTTTTTGAATTGTAACTGAGAAACCCCTTGATTGCAAAAGTTTTGCAAGAGAAGCAGCTATAATCCCTTTTCCTAAAGAAGAAGTTACTCCACCGGTAACAAAGATGAATTTAGTATTTTTTCGAGATGCCATAAGTTATTTTGAATTGCCTGCTGTACTTATGGGATACAAAGGTAGTATAAGCATTTTAAAATCTTTATCTATTTTGAATATAAATCAATATTTTTCTGTTCATAATCTTGAATGCTTTCGCTATTAGTCAATTAATGATAAATTAAATTTTAATTGTGATAATCTACTTGCGAATTCTTAATTTTCTAGTACCTTAAATTCTTGGATGTTGGGATACGCTTCTAACGTATTCCAAGTGGCAAGCTCGGAAATCTCTATTGTAAAAATACTTTCGTGGGTTTGAGCAATTTTAGCCCCTCCAATGGTTGTATGCCAGTTTTCCCAGCTAAACTTAACTCCACCTACTGGAATTACGGCTACCCACATTTTTACATATTCGGGTATCCCTGTTTCTTCATTAACTAGCCATAAATAAGAGTCTCCCGGAGTTACTCCTCCACTTTTATAAGTGACTAACAAGCCCTCCAAACTATTATTTTCCTGAGGAATATAGCTTCTATCGGTCCCGTCATCTTTGATTTTTGTAATCGGATTTAGCCAAAAGGAATCATTTGCCCAAATTGCATAAGCTTCTTCAAGCAGAGAATTCAAAAGCTCATCTCTTTCAATTTTTTTACCTTTAGCGAAAGCAATCCCTTTTTTAGAATCTAGCTTAATGAATACATCATAATTTTCCCAGCTAACTTTAGCCCAATGTCGGTCTTTATCCCAAACCAAATGATGTTGGCCAGCAAAAACCCACTCCACGATTGCAATTTCCTGCCAAGCGGAATCATTAACTGCCTCTAACATTTTATCAGCTAATTGCTCTGCTTTCTCGCTATTTTGACCTTGGGGTAAATCTTCATCCACAATTAAATAACCTAAAAATCCTAATAACCCAATTGCTACTAAAACAATGAATATCCATTTTAAAATTTTCATGCTTTTAAACTTTAGAAAGGTATAAATACAATTTTTTTAGTGGTATAAAAAGGCTCAGAGAAGTAGTCTGAGATTGCAACTTCTTGATACATTCTTTTGATTTCCGCCATTTCATCTTCCAGATCTCCACCTTTTAATGCAATTATTCCACAATTATCGTTGGGATTATCTGACTGGATTTTTTGATTTACCCAGTTTACGAAAGATTTCATTCTGGTTACGGCTCTGCTAACCACAAAATCAAATTTACCTTTGGTCTTTTCCGCTCTTTGATGATAGGCTTCAACATTTTCTAAACCGAGAGCATCAGAAATTGCCTGCACCACCTTAATTTTTTTTCCAATGGAATCGACCAAAGTGAAATGGGCATCTGGAAACAAAATTGCCAATGGAATGCCAGGAAAACCACCTCCAGTTCCTACATCTAGGATTTTCTTACCAGACAAATCTTGAAATTTGGCGATTGATAAGGCATGTAAAATATGCTTTTCGTAAATGTTATCAATGTCTTTTCTAGAAATTACATTGATTTTCTCATTCCACTCAGCATATAGCGTTCCCAAGTCTTGAAATTGGGCCTTTTGCTGAGTTGTAAGAGTAGGGAAGTACTTTTCAACAATTGAGCTGCTATCCATTAAAACCGAGTTTCTTTACCTTCAATCAATTCTCGCATTAATTCTCTTGAACGGTGCAATTGAGCTTTAATAGTTCCTAATGGTGCTTCTAATTCAGTTGCAATTTCCTCGTAGGACAATTCTTGAAAATATCGAAGTTTGACCAAGCGCTGATATTTTGCTGGAAGTTTATCAACAAACATGCGCATTAATTCAATTCTTTGTTCTTTTATAGCCAAATCTTGAGGTGTTAAGTTTCCTTTATCCTCTACATCTATTTCCACTGCATCACCATTATCATCTTTGTATGAAGTATGAATGCTGATCGTTCTCAGTTTCTTTTTACGAATAAAATCAATTGCATTATTGGTGGCAATCCTGAATAACCAAGTACTGAAAGTATAATCTTTCTTGAATCGGTGAAGACTCTTAAAAGCCTTTGAAAATGCTTCTATAGTTAGATCTTCTGCATCATCTACATTTCGGACCATCTTTAAAACCATGTGATAAACAGGCTTTTTATATCTTTTCATCAACTCAGCATAAGCCATTTGGTCTTTGGCAATCACGGCTTGATCGATCAATCTAAAATCCTTTAGTGCCTTTTCTGAAAAACTTCTATTTTTATTTATTTCCATTTAAGATGCTTTGTTAGTGATGCATAAATTCCCCATGTCCAATAATAACAATTAAAAAATAATTCCATTATGGGTAAATTATAATACACAAATTTTATCCCAAACTTAATGCTAAGCTTATAAAACACGACATATTGTCCTGCTACATGCGTTAAGAATAGGAAACTTAAAATTAAACAATCAGTCGGATTTCCCAGCATACATCCTAATATAAATAAAATCCATGCAATACTTTGAGTCAAATGAAAAAGTCCTAGTCTAAGCTTATCGTCTGTTTTGTAATGCTTTCCAACCGATAGGTGTCGTTTCTTCTGTTGAAAAAATGCGCTCCAATTTTCCTTAGGATTTGACAACGTGAGACTTGTAAAATGAGTGCAAATTCTAGTATTTTCTTTTGTTGAATGTTGATTAACCCAGAGATCGTCAT
This is a stretch of genomic DNA from Marivirga harenae. It encodes these proteins:
- a CDS encoding RNA polymerase sigma factor; this encodes MEINKNRSFSEKALKDFRLIDQAVIAKDQMAYAELMKRYKKPVYHMVLKMVRNVDDAEDLTIEAFSKAFKSLHRFKKDYTFSTWLFRIATNNAIDFIRKKKLRTISIHTSYKDDNGDAVEIDVEDKGNLTPQDLAIKEQRIELMRMFVDKLPAKYQRLVKLRYFQELSYEEIATELEAPLGTIKAQLHRSRELMRELIEGKETRF